Part of the Candidatus Poribacteria bacterium genome is shown below.
GCCTTAAAAGGACATGGATTACAAGTGAGATTGCTCCATCACGGTTTTAAACTACAAAAGCGCGAAGAGGACAAAGTGGATATCGCAGAGGCAAAGGAGCTCACCTATAGATTAGAGACGATGGTCGGTATCCCCTATGTCCAAGGCTCTTACGGATACATAAAGCCCGGGTTGGATACAGAAATCCATTGGACGACTGCAAGAATAACTACCGCCCTACCATAGTTTTGAAATAAAATAGCATCAGATTAGCACGCCCTAAATTAACATTGGCAGCGTGCGCAGTAAAAACAAATAGAATAGATAAAAAGGAGATTCAGCAGATGACGTACGTAATTTGCGAACCCTGCATTGACGTAAAAGATAACGCTTGCGTCGAAGTATGCCCCGTGGATTGCATTCACCCGCATCCGACTGGCGCATCCGATGAATATGAAACGGTAAATCAACTCTACATCGATCCCGAAGAATGCATCGACTGTGGTGTATGTGAACCGGTATGTCCCGTTGAGGCGATTTTCATGGAAGAAGATATGCCAGAAGAGTGGGAACATTTCATAGATATCAACGCAGAATATTTTCAGTAAATAGCACCGGGTTGGCATATCTAATGCCAACCTCAAAACTCAAAAAACAAAAGGAAGATTTTCAAATGGCTTATGTAATTTGTGAGCCCTGTATCGACGTAAAAGACAGCGCGTGTGCTGACGTATGTCCTGTGGATTGCATTTATCCACATGCGGACGAGTCACCCGACGAATATGAAGCAGTGAATCAACTTTACATTCATCCCGAAGAATGCATTGATTGCAACGTGTGTACGCCCGAATGCCCTGTTGAGGCGATTTTCATGGAAGAAGATGTACCAGAAGAATGGGAGCATTTCATAGATATCAACGCAGAATATTTTCAGTAACGGAAAGTCGAGCTCACGTTTAATATTTCGCTTGACAAACAGGTATTAGAGACGCGACACTAATTCTGAGTAGACTACCGCCGCATGTGAAGTTGCGTTTTTTCAAAGGTAACTATGGGGAAAATTATGACTGCGAAATACGATTCCACAGACTTTTGGTATACATATCTTAACTCACTTGAAAACCACGGTCTTGTGTCAAGGAATGCCATGGAAATAGACGAGAAGACCCAAGAGAAACTTCTCGCTTACCTGAAAATAAAGATTGAAGAGGGTGTCTCTGACCGACAAACGACTCTTCCTCCCGGACTCCATGATTACTTTTGGCGTTTTCCGAAAGAGATGCTACCCAAACTACGAATGTTAGCCGAAAGCGTTCTTGAAACAGACTCAGACAACGGCGCGGCAACTGCATTGTTGGCAATGATAGCATCTACTTGTAGGGAGTCCGAATATCAGTTTCTTTTACAGAAAGCAGGGGCATTGATCTCAAAGGACCCTTGTATGAATTTGTTTCTGATTGACCAGTACAGGAAAAGTCACGGTTTCTTTGGAGATACTGATGAACAAGAGAAAGTGATTACCGCGCTTGAAAACCTATATGAGTGGGCAAAGCAACAAGAGGATACACCATACTATCAAGATGCGAAATTTGCCTACCAGCGGCACAGAATAACTCCGTACGTAGTCTATCAGCGACTCAAAGCATCCAAAGCGAACTTTGAAACGTCAGACCGAATTGAGCAATTCAGAGCCTTAATTGAAGAATGTAGAACCCTGATTAAGAGATGTAGAACCTTGATACCTGAGGAGCAGGCAGCGTTTCAGAAAGAATTGATTCAAGAATCGGCTAACGAGTGTAACTTGGGCAATGAAACCACCGAAAACACAGATTTTTGGAATACCTACCTTGATTCACTGGAGAACCGTGGACTTTCAACGCCTTGGTGGGAACTCACCCCGAAGGTTCAGGAACAACTTTTGGATTATTTCAAAAGGAGGATTGAAGCAGGCGTTGTTGACGGCAAAACGACACTGCCGCCGCAACTCCCTGAGTACGTTTCACGTTTCCCTGAAGCGATGTGTTTAGAACTTCGAGAGTTCTCCGAAGAAGTGCTTGAAAAACAGCCAGACAACGGTGCAGCGGCAAAGATGTTAGCAATCATTGTCTGGGAAGATAAACACGTCTTTAATGGTGAAAAAGACAGAGACCTTCTATTTCTTGAACAGGCGATGATGCAAGTTCCTAATGATGCGGAAATTTGTTTTTTTGCAATTAGACATTACACTCATTACAATAAGTACTTGGATCCTTTGTTTGAATTGACGCTTACCGCACTCGAAAGGCTATTTAAAAGGGCAAAACAGCAAGATGAATCTGAATTGTATCATTGGCTGACAAAACTTTACAAGGATGTAGGCAGAACGCCTTGTTATATCTATCGGGATTTTATGAGGAGTTCCGAGGAAAACGCCGAGCTGGTTGCGCGGTGTAAACGTCTGATTGTTGAAGCACAGCACACTTTTCAACAACGACTTGTACGCGAACCGGACGACTGGTACGCTTTACACGGACTTAGTGATATTTATGAGACGTTGGGTAAGACGGAATTAGCACAAAAATATCCGTGGACGGGTCATTCAGGATCAGAGGCTGTATGGAAACAGACAGCATGGGTTGGCAAAGAACTTCCCGATTTTTCAGCGGTGGCACTTGATGGCACACCGATTTCGCTCTCCGATTACCGAGGCAAAATGGTGCTTCTCAATTTCTGCGCAAAATGGTGTGGTTTTTGCGCGCCGGAGATGCCGTATATTAAAGAAGCATACGAACACCATCACAAGGATGGCTTTGACGTTATCGGCGTAAGTTTAGACGAAAGTGAAGCGGAACTCCGCGAATTTATTGAGGCGCATAACATCCCGTGGATCCAGATTTTCGATGGTAAAGGGTCGGATAGTGAACTTGCGCGGTATTTCGGCATTAAGAGCGTGCCATCACAATGGCTTATTGACCGAGATGGCAAGATTATCTCGGTTGAGACCAGAGGTGAACAACTCGGACAACTCATAAAGTGGACTGAACTCACACGAGTTGGGAACGTAGTACCAGACTTCTCGGCAGTCTCTGTAGATGGAAAGCCCATTTCGCTTTCGGCATACCGCGGGAAGGTTGTGCTGCTCTATTTTTGGAGGACGAGCGACTACTGTGAGCGAGAATTAAAGTGTGTGGACGCGGTTTATCAAAAATACCACAACAAAGGGTTTGAGGTTATCGGTGTTGACGTTGCAGGATGGAGCAACGAAGAAGCACTACGCACCTATATCCGCGAGAAGGGCTATCCGGGACAGCACATCTACGATGGAAGTGGATGGAACGGTCCACTCGCCCAACAATTCGGCATCGGCTCAAGCGAACAAATTCCGGCAGTTGTGCTGATTGATGCCGATGGAAAGGTCATCAAGGCACGAAGTGGCAGAGTTCATTCTCCTGAAATTTGGAGCACGAGGTTGGCAACAATTGTGAACTCCCTTCTGTCGTGCTAAAGCCTTAGGAAGTGCAAGTAATCGGTAATTCAATAACGTTTGTTCTATACAAGTTTCCGTCCCGAATTGGCGGGACTGGAAAGATAGTTTAAAAAAAGACAAGCCCCGTGAAGAGCGAGGCTTGTTTCTTTTCTGCGTTCTCTATTTACGCTAAAATACCCCCGACGAGATTTGAACTCGTGTCGCCGCCGTGAAAGGGCGGTGTCCTTGGCCAGGCTAGACGACGGGGGCACAAAAATTTTAATTCTGTTCAATTCCACACTGGTTCGATTAAAAAGGAAATGAGCCGTACAGGGATCGAACCTGTGACCACCTGATTAAAAGTCAGATGCTCTACCAGCTGAGCTAACGGCTCAGACTAACAACATTTAATGATACCATACTTTTGGGTAGATGTCAAATTAAACCCAAAAATTTAGAAAAAATTCACATTTATTAAGACGCACGTTACCAAAGCGGTTGTCCTAACTGCACGATCTGATTTCTATCAGGTCCAACGGAGATGATCGGAATTGGCACATCAAGATAATCTGCGACGTATGCAACATAATCTTTGGTGCGTTGCGGAATGTCTGTCGCTGTGCGCGCCTCCGTTAACGGGTGTTCCCATCCAGGCAGCGTTTCGTAGATCGGTTCGCATTCCTCCAAGACTCGCAGGCTGCTGGGGAAACGGGTTGTCTCTTCTCCTTTGTAGCGGTAAGCGACACACACCTGCAAATCGGCAAGCGTATCAAACACATCCAGTTTCGTCATCGCAAGAGCGGTTAATCCGTTAATTTGGACTGCATACCGGAGCGCAACCAGATCAAGCCAGCCACACCTTCTTGGGCGGCGTGTCGTGGCACCATACTCTTTACCGATTTCGCGAATTTCCTCATCCAAGTCAGGTGGCATCTCCGTGGGGAATGGACCACCGCCAACGCGTGTAACGTATGCTTTGGAAACGCCCAGCACCTCTTCAATCGCCTTGGGACCGATGCCGAGTCCCGTACAGACAGCACCCGCGGTACAGTTAGAGGAGGTAACATAAGGATATGTCCCGAAATCTATATCAAGCATAGTTCCTTGCGCGCCTTCAAAGAGAATCCGTTTCTCAGCGGCGAGTGCATCGTGCATGAAAGCAACCGTGTCCGTCACGTAAGGAGCGAGCCGTTGTGCGTAACTGTGATAGGTTTCAAGGAGGACATGCCGTTCCGGTCCGCCGATCTGAAGTGCGTCCGTTTTGGTTTCGAGGTTGTAATCCAGTTTCTTTTGGAAGTAGTCAAACTCAAGCAGATCTCCGACGCGAATGCCGGCG
Proteins encoded:
- a CDS encoding TlpA disulfide reductase family protein; this translates as MEIDEKTQEKLLAYLKIKIEEGVSDRQTTLPPGLHDYFWRFPKEMLPKLRMLAESVLETDSDNGAATALLAMIASTCRESEYQFLLQKAGALISKDPCMNLFLIDQYRKSHGFFGDTDEQEKVITALENLYEWAKQQEDTPYYQDAKFAYQRHRITPYVVYQRLKASKANFETSDRIEQFRALIEECRTLIKRCRTLIPEEQAAFQKELIQESANECNLGNETTENTDFWNTYLDSLENRGLSTPWWELTPKVQEQLLDYFKRRIEAGVVDGKTTLPPQLPEYVSRFPEAMCLELREFSEEVLEKQPDNGAAAKMLAIIVWEDKHVFNGEKDRDLLFLEQAMMQVPNDAEICFFAIRHYTHYNKYLDPLFELTLTALERLFKRAKQQDESELYHWLTKLYKDVGRTPCYIYRDFMRSSEENAELVARCKRLIVEAQHTFQQRLVREPDDWYALHGLSDIYETLGKTELAQKYPWTGHSGSEAVWKQTAWVGKELPDFSAVALDGTPISLSDYRGKMVLLNFCAKWCGFCAPEMPYIKEAYEHHHKDGFDVIGVSLDESEAELREFIEAHNIPWIQIFDGKGSDSELARYFGIKSVPSQWLIDRDGKIISVETRGEQLGQLIKWTELTRVGNVVPDFSAVSVDGKPISLSAYRGKVVLLYFWRTSDYCERELKCVDAVYQKYHNKGFEVIGVDVAGWSNEEALRTYIREKGYPGQHIYDGSGWNGPLAQQFGIGSSEQIPAVVLIDADGKVIKARSGRVHSPEIWSTRLATIVNSLLSC
- a CDS encoding adenylosuccinate synthase; protein product: MSNIVILGAQWGDESKGKLTDVFAGDADVVARYQGGDNAGHTIVLGEKTFILHLIPSGILRPNTVNVIGNGVVINLETLFGEIDRLQAQGIEVSSANLKISDRAHLIMPYHKVVEQWEQMGSATKIGTTSRGIGPTYSDKMNRHAGIRVGDLLEFDYFQKKLDYNLETKTDALQIGGPERHVLLETYHSYAQRLAPYVTDTVAFMHDALAAEKRILFEGAQGTMLDIDFGTYPYVTSSNCTAGAVCTGLGIGPKAIEEVLGVSKAYVTRVGGGPFPTEMPPDLDEEIREIGKEYGATTRRPRRCGWLDLVALRYAVQINGLTALAMTKLDVFDTLADLQVCVAYRYKGEETTRFPSSLRVLEECEPIYETLPGWEHPLTEARTATDIPQRTKDYVAYVADYLDVPIPIISVGPDRNQIVQLGQPLW
- a CDS encoding 4Fe-4S binding protein: MAYVICEPCIDVKDSACADVCPVDCIYPHADESPDEYEAVNQLYIHPEECIDCNVCTPECPVEAIFMEEDVPEEWEHFIDINAEYFQ